A region from the Acyrthosiphon pisum isolate AL4f chromosome A1, pea_aphid_22Mar2018_4r6ur, whole genome shotgun sequence genome encodes:
- the LOC100162280 gene encoding uncharacterized protein LOC100162280, with protein MSNAGVPDSVKCLDGVDYEVVKHNTHFEWVTEYENTIKQLSSEVFDTLGVQDEGRTLDVAVKGLDGFQGDLKSLMDALVKQVTDKSGVDDRAKSFAGEWADAAKYHADLKYHHAGGGPSAKKVRWGFECAIKYIIVCATHLADEGDTDFKKEVSGYVKDAIIQSLIDHLNGVKSELEALQKTS; from the exons ATGTCTAACGCCGGCGTGCCCGACAGTGTCAAGTGTCTGGACGGAGTCGACTACGAAGTCGTAAAA cacaACACTCATTTCGAATGGGTGACCGAATACGAGAATACCATTAAACAATTGTCTTCGGAAGTGTTTGACACCCTGGGAGTGCAGGACGAGGGACGCACGCTGGACGTCGCCGTTAAGGGTCTTGACGGGTTCCAAGGAGACCTGAAATCATTAATGGACGCTCTGGTGAAACAG GTCACCGACAAATCCGGCGTGGACGACCGGGCCAAATCCTTCGCCGGCGAATGGGCTGACGCCGCCAAGTACCACGCCGACCTCAAGTACCATCACGCGGGCGGCGGTCCGAGCGCCAAGAAAGTGCGCTGGGGCTTCGAGTGCGCCATCAAGTACATAATCGTGTGTGCCACCCATCTGGCGGACGAGGGCGACACGGACTTCAAAAAGGAAGTTTCCGGCTACGTGAAAGACGCCATAATTCAAAGCCTGATCGATCATCTGAACGGCGTCAAG AGCGAACTGGAAGCTCTCCAAAAAACCTCGTAG